From Leptotrichia sp. OH3620_COT-345:
AAGACAAACGATTTTTTTCTTCTTTTAGTTTTTTTTTGAAAGTATGAGATATTTTACAAACTCCATCAGTAATCATTAGTATATCCGCTTTGTTGTAATTTTCTTTTTTGCTTATTATTTCCAGTGCTTTTTTAAGAGGTGTTTCAAAGTCTGTTCCCCCTTCATAACTTTTTTTTAAAAATTTCACAATTTTTGAAACCTCATTATCGTTTTCCACTGAAAGCTCCTGAAGCTGACCTTTTGACCCGAACAGCAATATATAAAGTTCCCTATTTTCTCTTTTTAAAATTTTTGATATTGCCATTATTAATGCTTTCGCTTTTAAAATCGGTTCTCCTTTCATACTTCCTGATGTATCAATACATGTAACAATAGGACCTTTACTGTTTATTTTCTTTTCTTCTTCTTTTTTCTCCTCTTCTTCCTTACCTTTTATTTCATAGGTTAAAAGGCTGTTTTCCAGATATTTTGAATAAAACAGATACTTCAACTGATTATCTTCAAGGTTAATAAGCTCTGAAGGTAAAATCCTCGATAAATTCGATCCTTTCTGTATTCCAAAAATTTCATCCCTATTTATTTTAGGAATTTTCCTATCTTTTTTTTCAACAATTCCTTTTTTTCCTCTTCCGAGTTTTTTTATTATATCCTGAATATTCCTGTTTCTAAGCATTTCCTCGACAATATCCTTGAAATCATTTCCCATTTCCTTTAATTCTCTGTAAGAAATATCTCCTCCGAATCCTTTCAAAGTATTTTCATTTTGTTCATATCCAAGTATTATTTGTTCCAGAACTTCTCTTATCCTGAACAATATTTTCATCATATGAACCGGTATTTTTTCATCATTTACTTCTGTGATAAAATCTCCTATCTCACTGAATTCTCTTTTCATATGTAGGATTATTTCTTCATTTAAAGGAACTTCATTATAACTTTCCATTGTTTTTTCCATTTCTGATATGTTAAAACCTTTTTCTGTTCCGACATTTTCATTAATGTAGTTATTTCTATCATTTTCCCATAGAAGCCATTTTACGGCTCCTGTTTTATTTTTGACCTTCTGTTTTAAAAGTCCTGTTTCAGATTTGTACCCTTCTTCTATATCTTTGTATTCATCAAAAAAATCTTTTTCTGAAAAATCAAGGCATTTTTTTGTAAATCCATGACTGTTTTTAAATACTAATCCGAAAAGATTTTTTTCTCCGATATATTTTTCAGCTTTTTCAGCAATTTCAGAATTTCCAACAGCACCTTTTTCATTAGAAGAAATATATATACTTTCAGGAAAGTCAGAATTTTTTATAAACTCTTCTGTCGTTATACACTTCACTTCCCCTGTATTTTTCAATATATCATTTTCAGGAATACATATTATCCTGTTATCTCCGACATATATTCCTGAAATTCCGAAATCACTGTATATTATACTTCCTCTTTCAGGTACTGTCTTTTTTCTGTAAACAGTATTTATATAATATTTTAAAGGTTTTGCAAGGTGTGTGTTTAATGAAGTCCTTATTTTAAACATTTTTTATCCTTTCCTTTATAACCATATATTTTCCTGTATCTGCTTTAAAAGGAGTTCATTTGAGATTTTTTCTTCGCCAGCTATTCTGTTATTTTTCAAAAAGTCTTCGATTTCTTTTC
This genomic window contains:
- a CDS encoding VWA domain-containing protein; translation: MFKIRTSLNTHLAKPLKYYINTVYRKKTVPERGSIIYSDFGISGIYVGDNRIICIPENDILKNTGEVKCITTEEFIKNSDFPESIYISSNEKGAVGNSEIAEKAEKYIGEKNLFGLVFKNSHGFTKKCLDFSEKDFFDEYKDIEEGYKSETGLLKQKVKNKTGAVKWLLWENDRNNYINENVGTEKGFNISEMEKTMESYNEVPLNEEIILHMKREFSEIGDFITEVNDEKIPVHMMKILFRIREVLEQIILGYEQNENTLKGFGGDISYRELKEMGNDFKDIVEEMLRNRNIQDIIKKLGRGKKGIVEKKDRKIPKINRDEIFGIQKGSNLSRILPSELINLEDNQLKYLFYSKYLENSLLTYEIKGKEEEEKKEEEKKINSKGPIVTCIDTSGSMKGEPILKAKALIMAISKILKRENRELYILLFGSKGQLQELSVENDNEVSKIVKFLKKSYEGGTDFETPLKKALEIISKKENYNKADILMITDGVCKISHTFKKKLKEEKNRLSLKIYTVICGGDRVEKDFSDVVVVI